A single genomic interval of Zingiber officinale cultivar Zhangliang chromosome 4A, Zo_v1.1, whole genome shotgun sequence harbors:
- the LOC121969918 gene encoding GLABROUS1 enhancer-binding protein-like 1 → MAPGTSFAVGGVDPSPAKRKRQRVRGDDSNSSQRSSKSDHVAILRAAIEFRNQTGENPTKAKMPAFYEFVKTSLAEPLSQEQISNRLRHIRHRFIHSDMDNTEDTVLKLAGQLWYEEKDMDKGKEEKTGPKSSKERRQKNSIAVDSNPHVEKRYSEQGVDNTVEKSHNKERRQKNSIAVEGYQNAEKEDNEKGKMGVGNTVEKNHQHKCSSKSITELDRNAEKESGKKNIKKTINNPQDFDAVEEENQEKKRGIQAEPKFSYLAHIVKDYWKTYGLSKTLLEIGIKNVDPQKAGFLEEKWEKQLQEEMRFQSEWRKTCGELLAMLLKAHKDSHVSGGHPTIVLRGE, encoded by the exons ATGGCCCCCGGAACTTCCTTCGCTGTTGGAGGCGTCGATCCATCCCCGGCCAAAAGGAAGCGACAACGGGTTAGAGGAGACGACTCTAATTCTTCTCAGCGATCTTCCAAGTCAGATCATGTGGCCATCCTCCGTGCCGCAATCGAGTTTCGGAACCAGACTGGAGAGAACCCAACTAAGGCTAAAATGCCCGCTTTCTACGAGTTCGTTAAAACTTCTCTCGCAGAACCGCTCTCGCAGGAGCAGATCAGCAACAGGTTGCGCCATATCCGCCATAGGTTCATTCATTCGGACATGGATAACACCGAAGACACTGTCCTCAAGCTAGCCGGGCAGCTTTGGTATGAGGAGAAAGATATGGACAAGGGGAAGGAGGAGAAGACGGGACCGAAGAG CAGTAAAGAGAGAAGACAGAAGAATTCCATTGCAGTTGACAGCAATCCACATGTGGAAAAACGATACAGTGAGCAGGGAGTGGATAACACAGTGGAAAAGAGCCACAATAAAGAGAGAAGACAGAAGAATTCCATCGCAGTTGAGGGATATCAGAATGCGGAGAAAGAAGACAATGAGAAAGGAAAGATGGGAGTGGGGAACACGGTGGAAAAGAACCACCAGCATAAGTGCAGCAGCAAATCTATCACTGAGTTGGACAGAAATGCTGAGAAAGAAAGTGGTAAGAAGAACATCAAAAAAACAATCAACAATCCACAAGACTTTGATGCTGTTGAAGAAGAGAatcaagaaaagaaaagagggatTCAAGCAGAGCCCAAATTTTCTTATTTAGCTCATATTGTCAAAGACTATTGGAAGACTTACGGATTGAGCAAAACATTGTTGGAAATAGGGATAAAAAATGTTGACCCACAAAAGGCTGGTTTTTTGGAGGAGAAATGGGAAAAACAATTACAAGAAGAGATGAGATTTCAGTCGGAATGGAGGAAGACCTGTGGGGAACTTTTAGCCATGTTGTTGAAAGCGCATAAAG